In Myxococcus stipitatus, the following are encoded in one genomic region:
- a CDS encoding DUF1501 domain-containing protein: MKLSRRNLFQAALGAAQVGLLARYGFPAASAQVGRHRPTKLLAIWLDGGLHWETYFSPMTRAGINKYIPLPTGGYLPWGFVPEQVENYDRSPVDLDAPGVVRKLRGPVAWNWDNPKDTSGIHPGSQGQHRYRPYGYAWANPKYKLYEKTALLVGADQGTAAHQSGIIASMSGIAGATFRAPAVHGVIANAMYKRFPDRPIPSVNLGGPLPRALGLPTVANPTALASAASVEPTLSDKRESTWKGLRTRQDIPDVAYDGSALSGTVPSTAVDAALLEAVRKERGISSAGSDAMMEQLYDTYKGASRTIRRDILSVLGTTPQWEYLKNDADYPVDWSACIGLADSCGSSASMGPYGFALQLLKSDLVTSVNMRATSISNASFDTHSATGVMMHTNYMRIAMEAVGRMCLEMSLTPSKSDPSRTLLDETLVYVYSDFGRTFPKRGSDHHPATCALLVGGGIQGNQMMGGYDERMDGSPMGLPVTLVEEGGERATRTPRSQDIAATVLNAFGLEPGKDFFIPGGFGVYDGVVRPG, from the coding sequence ATGAAGCTCTCACGACGCAATCTCTTTCAGGCGGCCTTGGGGGCCGCGCAGGTGGGGCTCCTGGCTCGGTATGGATTCCCCGCGGCGTCCGCGCAGGTGGGGCGCCACAGGCCCACGAAGCTGCTCGCCATCTGGTTGGACGGAGGCCTCCACTGGGAGACCTACTTCTCGCCGATGACCCGCGCGGGCATCAACAAGTACATCCCCCTGCCGACGGGCGGCTATCTGCCCTGGGGCTTCGTGCCCGAGCAGGTGGAGAACTACGACCGTTCGCCCGTGGACCTGGACGCGCCGGGCGTGGTGCGCAAGCTGCGCGGGCCGGTGGCTTGGAACTGGGACAACCCCAAGGACACCAGCGGCATCCACCCGGGCTCTCAAGGCCAGCACCGCTACCGCCCCTACGGCTACGCGTGGGCGAATCCCAAGTACAAGCTCTACGAGAAGACGGCGCTGCTCGTGGGCGCGGACCAGGGCACGGCCGCGCACCAGAGCGGCATCATCGCGAGCATGTCTGGAATCGCGGGAGCGACGTTCCGCGCGCCGGCGGTCCACGGCGTCATCGCCAACGCGATGTACAAGCGCTTCCCGGACCGGCCCATCCCCAGCGTCAACCTGGGCGGCCCGCTGCCTCGCGCGTTGGGGTTGCCGACGGTGGCGAACCCCACGGCGCTGGCCTCCGCGGCGTCGGTGGAGCCGACGCTGTCGGACAAGCGGGAGAGCACGTGGAAGGGGCTGCGCACGCGCCAGGACATCCCTGACGTGGCCTATGACGGCTCCGCGCTGTCCGGGACGGTGCCTTCCACCGCGGTGGATGCGGCGCTGCTCGAGGCGGTGCGCAAGGAGCGAGGCATCTCCAGCGCGGGCTCCGACGCGATGATGGAGCAGCTCTACGACACGTACAAAGGAGCCAGCCGGACCATCCGGCGCGACATCCTCAGCGTGCTGGGCACCACGCCGCAGTGGGAGTACCTCAAGAACGACGCGGACTATCCGGTGGACTGGAGCGCCTGCATCGGCCTGGCGGACTCGTGCGGCTCGTCGGCGTCCATGGGGCCGTATGGCTTCGCGCTCCAGTTGTTGAAGTCGGACCTGGTGACGTCCGTCAACATGCGCGCGACGAGCATCAGCAACGCCTCCTTCGACACCCACAGCGCGACGGGTGTGATGATGCATACCAACTACATGCGCATCGCGATGGAGGCGGTGGGGCGGATGTGCCTGGAGATGAGCCTGACGCCCAGCAAGTCGGACCCGTCCCGCACGTTGCTGGATGAGACGCTGGTGTATGTCTACAGCGACTTCGGGCGGACGTTCCCCAAGCGGGGCAGCGACCACCACCCGGCGACGTGTGCCCTCCTCGTGGGCGGGGGCATCCAGGGCAACCAGATGATGGGGGGCTACGACGAGCGGATGGATGGCTCGCCCATGGGCCTGCCCGTGACGTTGGTGGAAGAGGGCGGAGAGCGCGCCACCCGCACGCCGCGCTCGCAGGACATCGCGGCGACCGTGCTCAATGCCTTCGGGCTGGAGCCTGGGAAGGACTTCTTCATCCCGGGTGGGTTCGGCGTCTACGACGGCGTCGTGCGGCCTGGGTGA
- a CDS encoding ELWxxDGT repeat protein yields MAWRTGWLVSLLVMGVGCGGPLPGEEDEPPASSEDLLTPRDAQCSLPSSDSTKRVKTILPPSQIGIPRFAEAPNGFVKFKGQLYFAVNFEDGQRALWKSNGTEAGTTHIQGFPATDGRFTRPLASLAAGPTRLFFQVPDLTHGNELWVSDGTTAGTRLVKDLTPGTVGSTLSHLTALGDRLVFFKEIYDSATVQTRYELWTSDGTAAGTARIRDFGWGREVSVKDAAEGGALRFFVLGPDGVGTVLWKTDGTPAGSIPVKTLTSSEDAFIWDIQTRDSVSLFVMREHTGLQELWKSDGMSSGTVRLASFGPTRVARLVGRLGSWVYVAVTSLSSQYMVLYRVPLSGGNPTPVVSLPNDYASLGEAFPSIEETSSVPGGTKLYFSVSIGSEGPAPRDTQLWVTDGSAAGTLLLRRPLSLSDEYRSPVVAVQDDLVFFSAFEGETLGIEPWVSDGTPEKTRKLKDISHTGVTGSSYPRDFFRLGSRVYFSAYDDTLAGQLWSTVLRCTGETP; encoded by the coding sequence ATGGCGTGGCGCACGGGATGGCTGGTGTCGTTGCTGGTGATGGGCGTGGGGTGTGGCGGGCCGCTTCCAGGGGAGGAGGATGAGCCCCCGGCTTCCTCCGAGGACCTCCTGACGCCGCGAGATGCGCAGTGCTCGCTTCCGTCGAGCGACTCGACGAAGCGGGTGAAGACCATCCTCCCGCCCTCGCAGATTGGCATCCCTCGCTTCGCCGAGGCCCCCAATGGCTTCGTGAAGTTCAAGGGGCAGCTCTACTTCGCGGTGAACTTCGAGGACGGCCAGCGCGCGCTCTGGAAGAGCAACGGCACCGAGGCGGGCACCACCCACATCCAGGGCTTCCCCGCCACCGACGGACGCTTCACGCGCCCCTTGGCGAGCCTGGCCGCGGGCCCCACGCGCCTCTTCTTCCAAGTCCCGGACCTGACCCACGGCAACGAGCTATGGGTGAGCGATGGGACGACCGCGGGCACGCGGCTCGTCAAGGACCTGACACCCGGCACGGTGGGTTCCACGCTGTCTCACCTGACGGCCTTGGGCGACCGGCTGGTGTTCTTCAAGGAGATCTACGACAGCGCCACGGTCCAGACCCGCTATGAGCTGTGGACGTCGGATGGAACGGCCGCGGGCACGGCGCGCATCCGCGACTTCGGCTGGGGCCGGGAGGTGAGCGTCAAGGACGCGGCCGAGGGGGGCGCGCTGCGCTTCTTCGTCCTGGGCCCTGACGGCGTCGGTACGGTCCTCTGGAAGACGGATGGCACGCCAGCGGGCTCCATTCCGGTCAAGACGCTCACCTCGTCCGAGGATGCGTTCATCTGGGACATCCAGACGCGGGACTCAGTCTCGCTCTTCGTGATGCGGGAGCACACGGGGCTCCAGGAGCTGTGGAAGTCGGATGGGATGTCCTCGGGGACGGTGCGGCTGGCCTCGTTCGGCCCCACCCGCGTCGCGCGCCTGGTGGGGCGCTTGGGCTCATGGGTCTACGTCGCGGTGACGTCGCTGAGCTCCCAGTACATGGTCCTCTACCGGGTGCCTCTGTCGGGCGGCAATCCCACCCCCGTCGTCAGCCTCCCCAATGACTATGCGAGCCTGGGCGAGGCCTTCCCTTCCATCGAGGAGACCAGCAGCGTGCCCGGAGGCACGAAGCTGTACTTCTCCGTGTCCATTGGCAGCGAGGGACCGGCGCCTCGGGACACGCAGTTGTGGGTGACCGATGGCTCGGCGGCGGGAACCCTGTTGCTGCGCAGACCCCTGAGCCTCTCGGATGAGTACCGCTCCCCCGTCGTCGCCGTGCAGGATGACCTGGTCTTCTTCAGCGCCTTCGAGGGGGAGACGCTGGGCATCGAGCCGTGGGTGAGCGACGGCACTCCGGAGAAGACGCGCAAGCTCAAGGATATCTCTCACACGGGAGTGACAGGGTCCTCCTACCCCCGCGACTTCTTCCGGCTGGGGTCGCGTGTGTATTTCAGCGCGTATGACGACACGCTGGCCGGGCAGCTCTGGTCCACCGTGCTGCGTTGCACCGGTGAGACACCCTGA
- a CDS encoding polymer-forming cytoskeletal protein, giving the protein MTSPTGKDLSAKLKSPPAALTKNRLLKKLDGEELLSSLAKDLKKAAGTSAPELVGELTHPVSAYPLALLLRDAAIEAPVSKRIKKLDVTEARLITGDLHVAGRLTVESTLVVLGNVEAQTVLVGEGGTLVVGGNLKACVAGGDGWLLVNGDLDADLVCCAYEAGELGVNGTLRALLAVSSNHGVRIVKNEASNFFDLWDPSPKSKKYQELLSRISPKAVLPEDEDADFGVLQVDFQRLMKLAQSGKPFLRG; this is encoded by the coding sequence ATGACCTCTCCGACTGGCAAGGACCTCTCCGCGAAGCTCAAGTCCCCTCCCGCGGCGCTGACGAAGAACCGCCTGCTCAAGAAGTTGGACGGGGAGGAGTTGCTGTCCTCCCTGGCCAAGGACCTGAAGAAGGCGGCGGGCACGTCGGCGCCGGAGCTTGTCGGGGAGCTGACACATCCCGTCTCGGCCTATCCCCTGGCGCTGCTCCTGCGCGACGCGGCCATCGAGGCCCCCGTCTCCAAGCGCATCAAGAAGCTCGACGTGACGGAGGCCCGGCTCATCACGGGCGACCTGCACGTCGCGGGCAGGCTCACCGTCGAGTCCACGCTGGTCGTCCTGGGCAACGTGGAAGCGCAGACCGTCCTGGTGGGCGAGGGCGGGACGCTGGTGGTGGGGGGCAACCTCAAGGCCTGTGTCGCGGGCGGTGATGGCTGGCTCCTCGTCAACGGGGACCTCGACGCGGACCTGGTGTGCTGTGCCTACGAGGCCGGCGAGCTCGGGGTGAATGGCACGCTGCGCGCGCTGCTCGCGGTGTCCTCCAACCACGGGGTCCGCATCGTCAAGAACGAGGCGTCGAACTTCTTCGACCTCTGGGACCCCAGCCCCAAGAGCAAGAAGTACCAGGAGCTCCTCTCCCGCATCTCGCCGAAGGCCGTCCTCCCGGAGGACGAGGACGCGGACTTCGGCGTGCTCCAGGTGGACTTCCAGCGGCTCATGAAGCTGGCCCAGAGCGGCAAGCCCTTCCTGCGGGGCTGA
- a CDS encoding dioxygenase, with the protein MQNDEAGHDHDQGLQHDLTIMAKRADRRQLLKWMAGASLVPLVGCGPESASDGMLAQAVEDELLACTRIPEEMAGPYPGDGSNGANALLLSGIVRSDIRTSIAGATGVARGVPLTLTLTLVNRAACAPLAGYAIYVWQCERAGLYSMYSPGVQYENFLRGVQVTNAQGKVTFTSIFPGCYPGRWPHIHFEVYPTLASISSFRNKIATSQLAFARTPCQQAYATAGYQQSAANLQPLSIERDLVFADGYANQLATTTGNVTTGFTSTLQFAI; encoded by the coding sequence ATGCAGAACGATGAAGCGGGCCATGACCATGACCAGGGGCTGCAACATGACCTGACCATCATGGCGAAGAGAGCGGATCGCCGGCAGCTCCTCAAGTGGATGGCGGGGGCCAGCCTGGTTCCGCTCGTCGGCTGTGGGCCTGAGTCCGCCTCGGACGGGATGCTGGCGCAGGCGGTCGAGGACGAGCTGCTCGCCTGCACGCGGATTCCCGAGGAGATGGCGGGCCCGTACCCCGGCGATGGGTCCAACGGCGCCAACGCGCTGCTCCTCTCGGGCATCGTGCGCAGCGACATCCGCACGAGCATCGCTGGAGCGACGGGCGTCGCGCGGGGCGTTCCGCTCACGCTGACGCTCACGCTGGTGAACCGCGCGGCCTGTGCGCCACTCGCGGGTTACGCCATCTACGTGTGGCAGTGTGAGCGCGCGGGCCTGTATTCGATGTATTCGCCCGGCGTCCAGTACGAGAACTTCCTGCGCGGCGTGCAGGTCACCAACGCGCAAGGCAAGGTGACGTTCACCTCCATCTTCCCGGGCTGCTATCCGGGCCGGTGGCCGCACATCCACTTCGAGGTGTACCCGACGCTCGCGTCCATCTCGTCGTTCCGGAACAAGATCGCCACCTCGCAGCTCGCGTTCGCGCGGACGCCGTGCCAGCAGGCCTACGCCACCGCGGGCTATCAGCAGAGCGCCGCGAACCTTCAGCCGTTGAGCATCGAGCGCGACCTCGTCTTCGCGGATGGCTACGCCAACCAGCTCGCGACGACGACGGGCAACGTGACGACCGGCTTCACGTCCACGCTCCAGTTCGCCATCTAG
- a CDS encoding head GIN domain-containing protein: protein MWKRATFGLLATWLATGCGAVEFGNGNTVTEDRPLDGFQSVTHEGSLDIFVREGEVMSVKVTVDSNLQDNVRTFMGPDSQLVIVTDGNIHPDGPARVEVTMPRIVGAALEGSGALTAEGFGGQAAEHVRLRMEGSGTVRFCGAAHRLEARLEGSGRMTLCTPTSVMAEAVELSLSGSGELNWKGSANNVQATSRGSGDMTLEGTARRLGARVEGSGDLDARALRTVDLDLVAEGSGDVQATVEGGVVTVSHDSSGDVELWGRASRDEIRQRGSGRVIWR, encoded by the coding sequence ATGTGGAAGCGTGCGACCTTTGGACTGCTGGCGACGTGGCTGGCCACGGGCTGTGGCGCCGTCGAGTTCGGCAACGGAAACACCGTCACGGAGGACCGCCCATTGGACGGCTTCCAGTCCGTCACGCACGAGGGCTCCCTGGATATCTTCGTCCGTGAGGGCGAGGTGATGTCCGTGAAGGTGACGGTGGACTCGAACCTCCAGGACAACGTCCGCACGTTCATGGGTCCGGACTCGCAGCTCGTCATCGTGACGGACGGGAACATCCACCCGGATGGCCCCGCACGGGTCGAGGTCACCATGCCCCGCATCGTGGGAGCAGCGCTGGAGGGCTCCGGCGCGCTGACCGCGGAGGGCTTCGGGGGACAGGCCGCGGAGCACGTCCGGCTGCGCATGGAGGGCTCGGGCACGGTGCGCTTCTGCGGCGCGGCCCACCGGCTGGAGGCGCGGCTGGAGGGCTCCGGCCGGATGACCTTGTGCACGCCCACGTCGGTGATGGCGGAGGCGGTGGAGCTGTCCCTGTCCGGCTCGGGAGAGCTGAACTGGAAGGGCAGCGCGAACAACGTGCAGGCCACCAGCCGGGGCTCTGGTGACATGACGCTGGAAGGGACGGCGCGCAGGCTGGGCGCGCGCGTCGAGGGCAGCGGCGACCTGGATGCCCGCGCGCTGCGGACGGTGGACCTGGACCTGGTGGCCGAGGGCTCCGGGGATGTCCAGGCGACGGTGGAGGGCGGCGTCGTCACCGTGTCCCATGACTCGTCGGGCGACGTGGAGCTGTGGGGACGCGCGTCCCGGGACGAGATTCGCCAGCGGGGCAGCGGCCGGGTCATCTGGCGCTGA
- a CDS encoding mucoidy inhibitor MuiA family protein encodes MTLLPLSLLVLATAPEISSVVVYPDHAQVTRTRVVACRGATTAVFEHLPQGVSRASFQARASGATLEGLTADFQPLDQEMAPEREKWEARELSLRQEEAALEASAAQAQELGRLAQGFTDVAVAQVTREMTGPKPDVRTWGSAFDAAMAVRLRGVNEVSALAAKQRDLQRRRDEIEMELARLRNRADRGEHRVEVRLACSEGTQSRVELSYLVAGASWTPVHEARADEARGMVQLSSLATVRQVTGEDWTGAKVFVSTARPIQDATPPELTPLLVAATKRPREQRVLTPTEEVPQDVLTSASSERSRGEGLEVSSQGVSVQWEVKEATRILGDGTEVRVLLGRHPLPAEFSWRTVPKMNPVVFRVARLANTTPFPLLPGQVSVFSDKAFLGKHKLERVEQGMPFELTFGLEEGLRVKRTTVGAEVQSKGLFGGKQRFRYAYRFELTNLRATSETVVLSEHIPVSELDDVKVAVEPESTAGFTVGKDDGIAVWKLALAPGEKRTVELAFHVDAPSSYSTLGM; translated from the coding sequence ATGACCTTGCTTCCCTTGTCGCTCCTGGTGCTCGCCACGGCGCCAGAGATCTCCTCCGTCGTCGTCTATCCCGACCATGCCCAGGTGACACGTACGCGAGTCGTGGCGTGCCGAGGGGCCACCACCGCTGTTTTCGAGCACCTCCCCCAAGGTGTCTCCCGGGCGAGCTTTCAGGCCCGTGCCTCGGGAGCCACCCTGGAGGGGCTCACCGCGGACTTCCAGCCCCTCGACCAGGAGATGGCCCCCGAGCGCGAGAAATGGGAAGCGCGCGAGCTCTCGCTGCGCCAGGAGGAGGCCGCCCTGGAGGCGTCCGCTGCCCAGGCGCAGGAGTTGGGGCGGCTGGCTCAAGGCTTCACGGACGTCGCCGTGGCCCAGGTCACCCGGGAGATGACCGGGCCCAAACCCGACGTTCGCACATGGGGCTCGGCCTTCGACGCGGCGATGGCGGTGCGGCTTCGTGGGGTGAATGAAGTGTCCGCGCTCGCGGCGAAACAGCGCGACCTGCAACGCCGGCGAGATGAAATCGAGATGGAGTTGGCGCGGCTGCGGAACCGCGCGGACCGAGGAGAGCACCGTGTGGAGGTCCGCCTGGCCTGCTCCGAGGGAACGCAGTCCCGGGTGGAGCTGTCCTATCTCGTGGCGGGAGCATCGTGGACGCCTGTCCATGAGGCCCGTGCGGACGAGGCTCGAGGCATGGTGCAGCTGTCGTCGCTGGCCACGGTTCGCCAGGTGACGGGGGAGGACTGGACGGGTGCGAAGGTGTTTGTCTCCACGGCCCGGCCAATCCAGGACGCCACGCCGCCGGAATTGACCCCGTTGCTTGTCGCGGCCACGAAGCGGCCACGGGAGCAGAGGGTCCTGACCCCCACGGAGGAGGTGCCGCAGGATGTCTTGACGAGTGCTTCCTCGGAGCGCTCCCGGGGCGAGGGGTTGGAGGTCTCGTCCCAAGGCGTGTCCGTGCAATGGGAGGTGAAGGAGGCCACCCGTATCCTGGGGGATGGCACCGAGGTGCGCGTACTCCTGGGGCGCCACCCGCTTCCGGCGGAGTTCTCCTGGCGCACGGTGCCCAAGATGAACCCGGTGGTCTTCCGGGTGGCGAGGCTGGCCAACACCACGCCGTTCCCCTTGTTGCCAGGGCAGGTCAGCGTCTTCAGCGACAAGGCCTTCCTGGGAAAGCACAAGCTGGAGCGCGTGGAGCAGGGCATGCCGTTCGAGCTCACGTTCGGCCTGGAAGAAGGGCTGCGCGTGAAGCGGACCACGGTGGGGGCGGAGGTCCAGTCCAAGGGGCTCTTCGGTGGCAAGCAGCGCTTCCGCTATGCGTACCGCTTCGAGCTCACCAACCTGCGGGCGACGTCCGAGACGGTGGTGCTGTCCGAGCACATCCCCGTCTCCGAGTTGGACGACGTGAAGGTGGCGGTGGAGCCGGAGTCCACGGCGGGCTTCACGGTGGGAAAGGACGACGGCATCGCCGTCTGGAAGCTGGCGCTCGCGCCAGGTGAGAAGCGCACCGTGGAGTTGGCTTTCCACGTGGATGCGCCCTCCAGCTACAGCACCTTGGGGATGTAG
- a CDS encoding aminoglycoside phosphotransferase family protein: protein MFDAYLTRWNLTPDGAPITTWGSRLLPVRWRGQAAMLKVSEHPEEKFGGLLMTWWDGQGAARVLESSDEAILLERAQGGRSLSALARSGHDDEATRILCDAIAAIHTPRSKPLPELVPLDVWFRELEPAAALHGGWLTRSAEAARWLLANPRDVRPLHGDIHHDNVLDFGERGWLVIDPKRLLGERGFDYANLFCNPDVGDSTPSPPVATVPERFARRLDLVLERSGMERSRLLKWILAWAGLSAVWFISDGDSAEVDGRIAELALAELHRSG from the coding sequence ATGTTCGATGCGTACCTGACCCGCTGGAACCTGACGCCCGATGGAGCACCCATCACCACCTGGGGCTCACGGCTGCTTCCCGTTCGCTGGCGGGGCCAGGCCGCCATGTTGAAGGTCTCTGAGCACCCCGAGGAGAAGTTCGGCGGTCTGCTCATGACGTGGTGGGACGGACAAGGCGCCGCCCGCGTCCTCGAGTCGTCCGACGAGGCCATCCTCCTCGAGCGTGCGCAAGGTGGACGCTCCCTCTCCGCGCTCGCCCGGAGCGGCCATGATGACGAGGCCACCCGCATCCTCTGCGACGCCATCGCGGCGATTCACACGCCCCGGTCCAAGCCCCTCCCCGAGCTCGTCCCCTTGGACGTGTGGTTCCGGGAGCTGGAGCCCGCGGCCGCCCTCCATGGGGGCTGGCTGACCCGCTCCGCCGAAGCCGCGCGCTGGCTCCTGGCGAACCCACGGGACGTGCGGCCCCTGCACGGAGACATCCACCACGACAACGTCCTCGACTTCGGCGAGCGTGGCTGGCTCGTCATCGACCCCAAGCGCCTCTTGGGCGAGCGCGGCTTCGACTACGCGAACCTGTTCTGCAATCCAGATGTCGGCGACTCGACACCGTCGCCCCCGGTGGCCACCGTGCCCGAGCGCTTCGCACGGCGGCTGGACCTCGTCCTGGAACGCTCGGGGATGGAGCGGAGCCGGCTCCTGAAGTGGATCCTCGCGTGGGCGGGACTGTCCGCGGTCTGGTTCATCAGCGACGGAGACAGCGCCGAGGTCGACGGCCGCATCGCCGAGCTCGCGCTGGCCGAACTCCACCGGAGTGGGTGA
- a CDS encoding SDR family oxidoreductase encodes MKDAETSSPALPSNAASSSPLSLDEVRQCTRVLEAIADNRVLLAKLPEEEKLALLMAAGRVVYPDRVSKKRMDKALRRERREEKQAKDRVVIASTRIRTMRQAPVFTVPLLPAPPPVEAPEQELEKPRKCYVCKVEYKRLHFFYDSMCIECADFNYAKRIQRAPLEGKVALITGARVKIGFQASLMLLRSGATVIATTRFPQDSARRYLQEPDFADWSHRLHIHGLDLRHAPSVEIFAKYVEQTHSRLDILINNAAQTVRRPPGFYAHLLDGELRQFHELPEAARPLLAGHRACIAAVNPLLGTGEVETSSLTTTWRSSDPALGIHSSAALSLLPYALESEGDTSKLFPVGRLDADEQQVDLRDMNSWRMKLADVSTAEMLEVHLVNAVAPFILCGKLKPLMMKDRTTPGHIVNVSAMEGSFSRGTKTDRHPHTNMAKAALNMMTLTSAADYAKDRIYMNAVDTGWVTDEDPALFSERKVKDLDFQPPLDIVDGAARVVDPVMTSENSGHFSWGNFFKDYRHTSW; translated from the coding sequence ATGAAGGACGCTGAGACCTCGTCGCCCGCACTCCCCTCGAACGCCGCATCGTCGTCCCCTCTTTCGCTGGACGAGGTGCGTCAGTGCACCCGTGTCCTGGAGGCCATCGCGGACAACCGCGTGCTGCTGGCCAAGCTCCCTGAAGAGGAGAAGCTGGCCCTGCTGATGGCCGCCGGCCGCGTCGTGTACCCGGACCGGGTGTCCAAGAAGCGCATGGACAAGGCCCTGCGCCGCGAGCGCCGGGAGGAGAAGCAGGCGAAGGACCGGGTCGTCATCGCGTCGACCCGGATTCGCACGATGCGCCAGGCCCCGGTCTTCACCGTGCCCCTGCTCCCGGCCCCGCCGCCGGTGGAGGCCCCCGAGCAGGAGCTCGAGAAGCCGCGCAAGTGCTACGTGTGCAAGGTCGAGTACAAGCGGCTGCACTTCTTCTACGACTCGATGTGCATCGAGTGCGCGGACTTCAACTACGCGAAGCGCATCCAGCGCGCGCCCCTGGAGGGCAAGGTCGCGCTCATCACCGGCGCACGCGTGAAGATTGGCTTCCAGGCGTCGCTGATGCTGCTGCGCTCGGGCGCCACCGTCATCGCGACCACCCGCTTCCCCCAGGACTCGGCCCGGCGCTACCTGCAGGAGCCCGACTTCGCCGACTGGTCCCACCGGCTGCACATCCACGGGTTGGACCTGCGGCACGCGCCCAGCGTCGAAATCTTCGCGAAGTACGTGGAGCAGACGCACTCGCGGCTGGACATCCTCATCAACAACGCGGCGCAGACGGTGCGCCGGCCTCCGGGCTTCTACGCGCACCTGCTCGACGGAGAGCTTCGCCAGTTCCACGAACTGCCCGAGGCGGCGCGTCCGCTGCTCGCCGGGCACCGGGCCTGTATCGCCGCGGTGAACCCCCTGCTCGGCACGGGCGAGGTGGAGACCTCGTCGCTCACCACCACGTGGCGCAGCAGTGACCCGGCGCTGGGCATCCACTCCTCCGCCGCGCTGTCGCTGTTGCCCTACGCGCTGGAGTCGGAAGGCGACACGAGCAAGCTCTTCCCCGTGGGCCGGCTGGACGCGGACGAGCAGCAGGTGGACCTGCGCGACATGAACTCGTGGCGGATGAAGCTGGCGGACGTGTCCACGGCGGAGATGCTGGAGGTCCACCTGGTGAACGCGGTGGCGCCCTTCATCCTCTGCGGCAAGCTCAAGCCGCTGATGATGAAGGACCGCACCACGCCCGGGCACATCGTCAACGTGTCGGCGATGGAGGGCAGCTTCTCGCGCGGGACGAAGACGGACCGGCATCCGCACACCAACATGGCGAAGGCCGCGCTCAACATGATGACGCTGACGTCCGCCGCGGACTACGCGAAGGACCGCATCTACATGAACGCGGTGGACACCGGCTGGGTCACCGACGAGGACCCGGCGCTGTTCTCCGAGCGCAAGGTGAAGGACCTCGACTTCCAGCCGCCGCTGGACATCGTCGATGGCGCCGCGCGCGTGGTGGACCCGGTCATGACCTCGGAGAACTCCGGCCACTTCTCGTGGGGCAACTTCTTCAAGGACTACCGCCACACGTCTTGGTGA